In the Candidatus Hydrogenedentota bacterium genome, GGCTTCCTGAGAGCAGTCAACGCATTCAACCCGGTCGCCGTGGCCATCGAGGATCTGCGCCTTGTCCTGCTTGTCGGTACCCCGCCCACCTGGGGGAACTGGGCATTGATGCTGTCCATCGCCCTGGCCTGCGCCCTGACCGGTCATGCATTCTTCAGCCGCTGCCGTGAAGAATTCGCCGATGTCCTCTGAAGCGGTGATCTCGGTTCGT is a window encoding:
- a CDS encoding ABC transporter permease gives rise to the protein GFLRAVNAFNPVAVAIEDLRLVLLVGTPPTWGNWALMLSIALACALTGHAFFSRCREEFADVL